From one Nocardioides sp. Kera G14 genomic stretch:
- a CDS encoding class I SAM-dependent methyltransferase, producing the protein MSVASDSRTYYARVLEQGVDRLFLERMDCCPWCGSTSLRRRTTTRDLRQFKPGRFRLDECRACGHVFQNPPLSDEGLGFYYRDTYDGLNAERAEANLGSMSEVYLNRAGTVAGHRHDAPRRWLDVGTASGHFPAAAATLFPGTVFDGLDMSDGVLSAQRAGRIQTAHQGQFPELSGGLVGQYDQVSMFHYLEHTRDPFADLDAAVRVLSDDGWLLIEQPDPEAPSARLFGSWWAGWNQPEHLNMITLGNLRAALEDRGLEVVTVVRREAHIPLEAFIVLATLLNRFAPAGEVPWRAGGVPRFAHARRLIGKVLAAPFVPLTRLIDRVLLPRVLHSYHAYRVLARKAAPAAQG; encoded by the coding sequence ATGTCTGTGGCCAGCGACTCCCGTACCTATTACGCGCGGGTCCTGGAGCAGGGGGTCGACCGGCTCTTCCTGGAGCGGATGGACTGCTGCCCGTGGTGCGGCAGCACGTCGTTGCGCAGGCGCACCACGACGCGTGACCTGAGACAGTTCAAGCCCGGCCGCTTCCGCCTCGACGAGTGCCGTGCGTGTGGGCATGTCTTCCAGAACCCGCCGCTGAGCGACGAGGGCCTGGGCTTCTACTACCGCGACACCTACGACGGGCTCAACGCCGAGCGGGCCGAGGCCAACCTGGGCTCGATGTCGGAGGTCTACCTCAACCGCGCCGGCACGGTCGCGGGCCACCGCCACGACGCCCCCCGCCGCTGGCTCGACGTCGGCACCGCCTCGGGTCACTTCCCCGCCGCAGCTGCCACGCTCTTCCCGGGCACCGTCTTCGACGGGCTCGACATGTCCGACGGCGTGCTGTCGGCGCAACGCGCCGGCCGGATCCAGACGGCGCACCAGGGTCAGTTCCCCGAACTCAGCGGCGGGCTCGTCGGCCAGTACGACCAGGTCAGCATGTTCCACTACCTGGAGCACACCCGCGATCCGTTCGCCGACCTGGACGCCGCGGTCCGGGTGCTGAGTGACGACGGCTGGCTGCTGATCGAACAGCCCGACCCCGAGGCGCCGTCGGCGCGGCTCTTCGGGTCGTGGTGGGCGGGCTGGAACCAGCCCGAGCACCTCAACATGATCACGCTCGGCAACCTCCGCGCCGCGCTGGAGGACCGCGGGCTCGAGGTGGTCACCGTCGTACGCCGGGAGGCCCACATCCCGCTCGAGGCGTTCATCGTCCTCGCCACGCTGCTCAACCGGTTCGCCCCCGCGGGCGAGGTCCCGTGGCGTGCCGGCGGGGTGCCGCGCTTCGCCCACGCCCGCCGGCTGATCGGGAAGGTGCTGGCCGCGCCGTTCGTGCCGCTCACCCGCCTGATCGACCGGGTGCTGCTCCCGCGCGTCCTCCACAGCTACCACGCCTATCGCGTGCTGGCGCGCAAGGCCGCTCCGGCCGCACAGGGGTAA
- a CDS encoding cell division protein CrgA, translated as MSALKRLPIRFLISLLLIVVGVAWIAFYYFVARPERLHPHGPQFIQDWHGWNYLIGFVLFFLGLFISAHPATPLGRGRGVVVGMLGCFLLGLAWICVFYIFSDDLTPIWVMNDLGQKNLFVGIAFMATGFAFATRWE; from the coding sequence GTGTCCGCACTGAAGCGCCTTCCGATCCGGTTCCTGATCTCCCTCCTGCTCATCGTGGTCGGGGTCGCCTGGATCGCCTTCTACTACTTCGTCGCCCGCCCCGAGCGCCTGCACCCGCATGGGCCCCAGTTCATCCAGGACTGGCACGGGTGGAACTACCTGATCGGCTTCGTGCTCTTCTTCCTCGGTCTCTTCATCTCCGCGCACCCCGCCACGCCGCTCGGCCGTGGTCGCGGCGTGGTCGTCGGCATGCTCGGCTGCTTCCTGCTCGGACTGGCGTGGATCTGCGTCTTCTACATCTTCAGCGACGACCTCACCCCCATCTGGGTGATGAACGACCTCGGCCAGAAGAACCTCTTCGTCGGCATCGCGTTCATGGCGACGGGCTTCGCCTTCGCCACCCGCTGGGAGTGA
- a CDS encoding TylF/MycF/NovP-related O-methyltransferase encodes MSTETPMSRAGLRIRAKEAIARLGFDSRKLDTLVSLPKIETWRREHVPAGTPAFAERTDMYDHVYGKYVGEGPIDYLEFGVFEGSSMRHWAGLDTHPDSRFYGFDSFEGLPEDWQRFDGQMVRAHFDVGGSVPDIDDDRVEFIAGWFQKTLDDFLTDFEPKPKLVVHVDSDLYSSALYVLTRLDKLLVPGTIVIFDEFSSVLNEFAALGDYCGAYQREYDVLASAWHYFGHLAIRMR; translated from the coding sequence ATGTCGACGGAGACACCCATGAGCAGGGCCGGCCTGAGGATCAGGGCGAAGGAGGCGATCGCCCGCCTCGGCTTCGACTCGCGGAAACTGGACACCCTGGTCAGCCTCCCGAAGATCGAGACCTGGCGGCGCGAGCACGTGCCCGCAGGGACGCCCGCGTTCGCCGAGCGGACCGACATGTACGACCACGTCTATGGGAAGTACGTCGGCGAGGGGCCGATCGACTATCTCGAGTTCGGCGTCTTCGAGGGCAGCTCGATGCGGCACTGGGCCGGTCTCGACACGCACCCCGACTCCCGCTTCTACGGCTTCGACTCCTTCGAGGGCCTGCCGGAGGACTGGCAGCGCTTCGACGGCCAGATGGTCCGGGCGCACTTCGACGTCGGCGGCTCGGTGCCGGACATCGACGACGACCGCGTGGAGTTCATCGCGGGGTGGTTCCAGAAGACCCTCGACGACTTCCTCACCGACTTCGAGCCGAAGCCGAAGCTCGTCGTCCACGTCGACTCCGACCTCTACTCCTCCGCGCTGTACGTCCTGACCCGGCTGGACAAGCTGCTCGTGCCCGGCACGATCGTGATCTTCGACGAGTTCTCCTCGGTGCTCAACGAGTTCGCCGCACTCGGCGACTACTGCGGTGCCTACCAGCGCGAGTACGACGTCCTCGCCTCGGCGTGGCACTACTTCGGCCACCTGGCCATCCGGATGCGCTGA
- a CDS encoding glycosyltransferase, translated as MTARPGSVAIVVAHLIPAWLDNEPGDRVTVLTGPEGPAFPLPGSVDVVRARPPVGGPLGTAWLRTRALTQAVGTVRADAVLAAAPASGLGPVAVPRAVILYDLRHELRPHQFSRRQRLLRRLTWLPSLSRADVIACISERTRADLTRLHPELAPRAVAMVLGSDHVESWPRNATEAPYALAFGHFSHKNVDAVLEGWARFCAQEPAWTLRVVGLGGSARAQVRLRLAELGISERVVLSEWLDDTAFQEVFASAGMILFPSDFEGFGLPAAEALRLGIPVVVSTDPALAEVTGGYAVTAASSSPGDLAEAMARAGLLTPQELDEGRHYAQEFRWTRAAATLRAALATATADTEAPSMPELRVCPACHSSKVRIGPASAETGRRTGLCAACGAQYWSNPPVEESTTDNRSVDEVPLEYFSDWVSSKRETNGDAWLGELQRIRDEVDGDTVRLYDVGAGDGEFLAVARDRFGFEVTGNDIVEAAVRLAEERYDLSLDFGDLAELGHHADQDAVTMWCVLAHVPDGAQLLHDVAQMLRPGGLLVMQTPHRTRADVAAAFVKRITGGRITRIADRRLAQHHRILHTRRSITLALEAAGFTDVVATPVRRYSLQSSSYLRSLRVPEWTVRPLGWLMDRVISSRLAPAIVLDVRARRRGEKH; from the coding sequence GTGACCGCGCGCCCCGGCAGCGTGGCGATCGTTGTCGCGCACCTGATCCCCGCATGGCTCGACAATGAACCGGGCGACCGGGTCACCGTGCTCACCGGTCCCGAGGGCCCGGCCTTCCCACTGCCGGGTTCCGTCGACGTGGTCCGCGCGAGGCCACCAGTCGGTGGGCCGCTCGGCACGGCATGGTTGCGGACCCGCGCTCTCACTCAGGCCGTCGGTACGGTCCGCGCCGATGCCGTCCTCGCTGCCGCACCCGCGAGCGGGCTCGGCCCGGTCGCGGTCCCACGCGCGGTGATCCTCTACGACCTGCGGCACGAGCTGCGCCCGCACCAGTTCAGCCGTCGCCAGCGACTGTTGCGGCGGCTCACCTGGCTGCCGAGCCTGAGCCGGGCCGACGTCATCGCCTGCATCTCCGAGCGGACCCGAGCCGATCTCACCCGCCTGCACCCCGAGCTCGCCCCACGAGCCGTGGCGATGGTCCTCGGCTCCGACCACGTCGAGTCCTGGCCGCGGAACGCGACGGAGGCGCCGTACGCGCTGGCCTTCGGCCACTTCTCCCACAAGAACGTCGACGCCGTGCTCGAGGGATGGGCGCGCTTCTGCGCGCAGGAACCTGCGTGGACGCTTCGCGTGGTGGGGCTCGGCGGCTCGGCGCGCGCGCAGGTACGGCTCCGGCTTGCGGAGCTCGGCATCTCCGAGCGGGTCGTGCTCTCGGAGTGGCTCGACGACACCGCATTCCAGGAGGTCTTCGCCTCGGCCGGCATGATCCTCTTCCCATCGGACTTCGAGGGCTTCGGGCTCCCGGCTGCGGAGGCGCTGCGATTGGGGATCCCGGTCGTCGTCTCGACCGACCCGGCGCTGGCCGAGGTCACCGGTGGGTACGCCGTCACCGCGGCCTCCTCCAGCCCTGGTGACCTCGCCGAGGCGATGGCGAGGGCGGGCCTGCTCACGCCCCAGGAGCTCGACGAGGGAAGGCACTACGCTCAGGAATTCCGGTGGACCCGGGCGGCGGCGACGCTGCGCGCGGCGCTTGCCACCGCCACCGCCGATACGGAGGCCCCGTCGATGCCCGAGCTGCGTGTGTGCCCGGCGTGCCACTCCTCGAAGGTCCGGATCGGACCGGCCTCGGCCGAGACCGGCCGCCGGACCGGGCTGTGTGCGGCATGCGGCGCCCAGTACTGGTCGAACCCTCCCGTCGAGGAGAGCACGACCGACAACCGGTCCGTCGACGAGGTCCCGCTCGAGTACTTCTCCGACTGGGTCTCGAGCAAGCGTGAGACCAACGGCGACGCCTGGCTCGGGGAGCTCCAGCGGATCCGGGACGAGGTCGACGGTGACACCGTGCGGCTCTACGACGTGGGTGCCGGCGACGGTGAGTTCCTCGCGGTCGCACGCGACCGGTTCGGCTTCGAGGTCACCGGCAACGACATCGTCGAGGCCGCGGTCCGGTTGGCCGAGGAGCGCTACGACCTCTCGCTGGACTTCGGCGACCTGGCCGAACTCGGCCATCACGCCGACCAGGACGCGGTCACGATGTGGTGCGTCCTGGCGCACGTGCCCGACGGCGCCCAGCTCCTCCACGACGTCGCGCAGATGCTCCGCCCCGGCGGTCTGCTCGTCATGCAGACGCCGCATCGGACCCGGGCCGACGTCGCCGCCGCCTTCGTCAAGCGGATCACGGGCGGCCGGATCACCCGGATCGCCGACCGCCGCCTCGCCCAGCACCACCGGATCTTGCACACCCGGCGCAGCATCACGCTCGCGCTCGAGGCAGCCGGCTTCACCGACGTCGTCGCCACCCCGGTGCGGCGCTACTCACTGCAGTCCAGCTCCTATCTTCGCTCCCTCCGCGTACCCGAATGGACGGTTCGTCCGTTGGGCTGGCTGATGGACCGCGTGATCAGCAGTCGGCTGGCACCGGCGATCGTGCTCGACGTACGGGCGCGACGGAGGGGAGAGAAGCACTGA
- a CDS encoding DUF881 domain-containing protein has product MIEPSTTHAQAHAQRMASRRWRIGTPLVVATSAVLVVVSALNAHGTDLRPGRYTDLAQLTASESQRYQRLEDQVHELDGEVASLTAQVGDTSVRTYRQQAAELRTPAGFTRVTGSGLSITLTNAPDDLIEQTDPDDRPAMVVHQQDIQAVVNALWRGGASAITVAGQRIISTTGIKCTGSTVTLQGVPYPEPFVIEAVGDVEDLTTAIDADAYVQLYRDAAENPTVDVGWEMESSDNVVAPAYTGLSDLSYARPLDN; this is encoded by the coding sequence GTGATTGAGCCCTCCACCACTCACGCGCAGGCGCATGCGCAGCGCATGGCGTCGCGCCGTTGGCGGATCGGCACGCCCCTCGTCGTCGCTACGAGCGCGGTGTTGGTGGTGGTCAGCGCGCTCAACGCACACGGCACCGACCTGCGGCCGGGGCGGTACACGGACCTGGCCCAGCTGACCGCGAGTGAGTCGCAGCGCTACCAGCGGCTGGAGGACCAGGTCCACGAGCTCGACGGCGAGGTCGCCTCGCTCACCGCCCAGGTCGGCGACACCAGCGTCCGGACCTACCGCCAACAGGCCGCCGAGCTCCGGACTCCCGCCGGCTTCACCCGCGTGACCGGCTCCGGCCTCTCGATCACGCTCACCAACGCACCCGACGACCTGATCGAGCAGACCGATCCCGACGACCGGCCGGCGATGGTGGTCCACCAGCAGGACATCCAGGCCGTCGTCAACGCGCTCTGGCGCGGCGGGGCGAGCGCGATCACCGTCGCCGGCCAGCGGATCATCTCCACGACCGGCATCAAGTGCACCGGTAGCACGGTGACCCTGCAGGGCGTCCCCTACCCCGAGCCGTTCGTGATCGAGGCGGTCGGCGACGTCGAGGACCTCACCACGGCGATCGACGCCGACGCCTACGTGCAGCTCTACCGGGACGCCGCCGAGAACCCGACTGTCGACGTCGGCTGGGAGATGGAGTCGTCCGACAACGTCGTCGCCCCCGCCTACACCGGCCTGAGCGACCTCTCCTACGCGCGGCCGCTCGACAACTGA